In Janthinobacterium sp. 67, a genomic segment contains:
- a CDS encoding CPBP family intramembrane glutamic endopeptidase, translating to MPAPPGAWRAVWLLTRLRLQRLLNVSGKGFSFKKGATSRAATPGKKRGRWLLGALLLLPMLFSSGNIARHNLLNMHCLLDQVAVCQAKGSMNAGERVLAPVIAHLIEQPFSTALAGALTLQLALLWLVSLLLPLGMGELSKPDWDLEWLVTLPVDKGTLLWARVLERTLVNPLGLLVLWPCTTMIAWYSNQGWFAPLSGLLACLLLLALAAMLRTLVDTGLRLSLSPAQLGNLQALLSVAGLFPMYMGMSFGMGTGGFAHAWAAAMPAWSAWTPPGLLVSLLNAKGAAAALPAALLLAQCLCLMLLGMALLRRQLRHGVVGAGQREASRKPVPAAPPAGRWRAGIGTVIQRRELSLLLRDRNFLVQTLLMPLLILGGQALFSGQARDLHELLSSPALLASTGFFLGTYVLMMSAFQTLNKEGGALWLLYTFPVSVEQALRQKAQLWAALALLYPVILFGAALAWQDAWRWDMAGLMLLALAGIPLYSLIAVALGVFASDPLATEATSKIRPAYTYLYLLLTGLYIAALAAGSLAQQLAFVVLTAALAVALWQKARDEIPYLLDPAASPPARVSASDGLIAAMLFFTLQTLALLLLKGKVAEPLAQVAIAFGGAGALTYALVRLVYWRSKTAGVPRMAHGKHPWRWGTAGAAISALCGIACTLMLQPPAAAPAGASPWTGLWLLGLTVLAAPLCEEFIFRGLIQGGLRRSLPAWQAIGIAAALFAVVHPPASMLPVFVLGLCTGLAYERSGSLLAPMLVHAGYNAVILAFQLGK from the coding sequence ATGCCCGCGCCACCAGGCGCCTGGCGCGCCGTCTGGCTGCTGACCCGCTTGCGCCTGCAGCGCCTGCTCAACGTCAGCGGCAAGGGTTTTTCTTTCAAGAAGGGCGCCACGAGCCGTGCCGCCACGCCGGGCAAGAAACGGGGGCGCTGGCTGCTGGGCGCCCTGCTGCTCTTGCCCATGCTGTTTTCGTCCGGCAATATCGCCCGTCACAACCTGCTGAACATGCATTGCCTGCTCGACCAGGTGGCCGTTTGCCAGGCCAAGGGCAGCATGAACGCGGGCGAGCGCGTGCTGGCGCCCGTCATCGCCCACTTGATCGAGCAGCCTTTCAGTACGGCGCTGGCAGGCGCCCTGACCCTGCAATTGGCGCTGCTGTGGCTGGTGAGCCTGCTGCTGCCGCTGGGCATGGGAGAGCTGTCGAAGCCGGACTGGGACCTGGAATGGCTGGTCACCCTGCCCGTCGACAAGGGCACCCTGCTGTGGGCGCGCGTGCTCGAGCGCACGCTGGTCAACCCGCTCGGCCTGCTGGTGCTGTGGCCCTGCACCACCATGATCGCGTGGTACTCGAACCAGGGCTGGTTCGCACCGCTGTCGGGTCTCCTTGCCTGCCTGCTCCTGCTGGCACTGGCGGCCATGCTGCGTACCCTGGTCGACACGGGCTTGCGCCTGTCGCTCAGCCCCGCGCAGCTGGGCAACCTGCAGGCGCTGCTGTCGGTAGCCGGCCTGTTTCCCATGTATATGGGCATGTCGTTCGGCATGGGCACGGGCGGCTTTGCCCACGCGTGGGCGGCGGCCATGCCCGCCTGGAGCGCCTGGACGCCTCCGGGCCTGCTGGTGAGTTTGCTCAATGCCAAGGGTGCGGCGGCAGCGCTGCCGGCCGCCCTGCTGCTGGCGCAATGCCTGTGCCTGATGCTGCTGGGCATGGCGCTGCTGCGCCGCCAGCTGCGCCACGGCGTGGTGGGCGCGGGCCAGCGCGAAGCCAGCCGCAAGCCCGTCCCGGCGGCACCGCCTGCAGGCAGGTGGCGCGCCGGCATCGGTACGGTGATCCAGCGCCGCGAACTGAGCTTGCTGCTGCGCGACCGCAATTTTCTCGTGCAGACCCTGCTGATGCCGCTGCTGATCCTCGGCGGCCAGGCCTTGTTCTCGGGCCAGGCGCGCGACCTGCACGAGCTGCTGTCCAGCCCCGCCTTGCTGGCCTCCACCGGCTTTTTCCTCGGCACTTACGTGCTGATGATGTCGGCCTTCCAGACCCTCAACAAGGAAGGCGGCGCGCTGTGGCTGCTGTACACGTTTCCCGTTTCCGTCGAACAGGCGCTGCGGCAAAAAGCCCAGCTGTGGGCCGCGCTGGCCCTGCTCTACCCCGTGATCCTGTTCGGCGCGGCGCTGGCCTGGCAAGACGCCTGGCGCTGGGACATGGCGGGTCTGATGCTGCTGGCCCTGGCCGGCATCCCCCTGTACTCGCTGATTGCCGTGGCGCTGGGCGTGTTTGCCAGCGATCCGCTGGCCACCGAGGCGACGTCAAAAATACGGCCTGCCTACACGTATCTGTACCTGCTGCTGACGGGCCTGTACATCGCCGCCCTGGCGGCCGGCAGCCTGGCGCAGCAGCTGGCCTTCGTCGTGCTGACGGCGGCGCTGGCAGTGGCCCTGTGGCAAAAAGCGCGCGATGAAATACCCTACCTGCTCGATCCGGCCGCCTCGCCGCCAGCCAGAGTTTCCGCGTCGGACGGCCTGATCGCCGCCATGCTGTTCTTCACCCTGCAAACCCTGGCCTTGCTCCTGCTTAAGGGCAAGGTGGCCGAGCCGCTGGCGCAAGTGGCCATCGCCTTCGGCGGCGCCGGCGCGCTCACGTACGCGCTGGTGCGCCTGGTCTACTGGCGTAGCAAGACGGCCGGCGTGCCGCGCATGGCGCATGGCAAACACCCCTGGCGCTGGGGTACGGCAGGCGCGGCCATATCGGCCCTCTGCGGCATCGCCTGCACGCTGATGCTGCAACCGCCTGCGGCAGCGCCAGCGGGCGCCAGTCCGTGGACCGGCCTGTGGCTATTGGGCTTGACGGTACTGGCCGCGCCCCTGTGCGAGGAATTCATTTTCCGCGGCCTGATCCAGGGAGGCTTGCGCCGCTCGCTGCCGGCCTGGCAAGCGATCGGCATCGCCGCCGCCCTGTTTGCCGTCGTGCATCCACCCGCGTCGATGCTGCCCGTGTTCGTGCTGGGCCTGTGCACGGGACTCGCGTACGAACGCAGCGGATCGCTGCTGGCGCCCATGCTCGTACATGCGGGCTATAACGCGGTCATCCTGGCGTTCCAGCTGGGCAAGTGA
- a CDS encoding ABC transporter ATP-binding protein — MIAFQGLAKRYGTFEAVKPLSLQVNKGEVFGFLGPNGAGKTTTIRMLMGILVPSAGKVLIDGLDCHRDGAAVKRKVGYLPDNPIFYDYLRGREILQFVAEMHGYPRVEAAARAARLLTEFGLDEASEDFAVNYSLGMKKKLGLACALIHDPAVLILDEPINGLDPRASRDVQERLLRIAAAGTTIFVSTHLLDMAQKLCSRVAIIHRGALAATGSLDDIRQQLSSDGSLEDIFLQLTDETAAA; from the coding sequence ATGATCGCATTCCAGGGTTTGGCCAAGCGCTACGGCACGTTCGAGGCCGTCAAGCCGCTCAGCTTGCAGGTGAATAAAGGCGAAGTCTTCGGCTTCCTGGGACCGAATGGCGCCGGCAAGACCACCACCATCCGCATGCTGATGGGCATCCTCGTGCCCAGCGCCGGCAAGGTGCTGATCGATGGCCTCGATTGCCACCGCGACGGCGCCGCCGTCAAGCGCAAGGTCGGCTATTTGCCCGACAACCCCATCTTTTACGATTATTTGCGGGGCCGCGAAATCCTGCAATTCGTCGCCGAAATGCATGGTTACCCGCGTGTGGAAGCGGCCGCCCGCGCCGCGCGTCTGCTGACGGAATTCGGACTGGACGAGGCAAGCGAAGATTTCGCCGTCAATTACTCGCTGGGCATGAAGAAAAAGCTGGGCCTCGCGTGCGCGCTGATACACGATCCTGCCGTGCTGATCCTCGACGAACCGATCAACGGCCTCGACCCGCGTGCTTCGCGCGACGTGCAGGAACGCCTGCTGCGCATCGCCGCGGCCGGCACCACCATCTTCGTTTCCACGCATCTGCTCGATATGGCGCAAAAGCTGTGCAGCAGGGTTGCCATCATCCACCGGGGCGCCCTGGCGGCCACGGGCAGCCTGGACGATATCCGCCAGCAGCTGTCCAGCGACGGCAGCCTGGAAGACATCTTTTTACAGCTCACCGACGAAACGGCTGCCGCGTGA
- a CDS encoding ArsR/SmtB family transcription factor, with translation MDDKLSSADMGLAQLAGAIAEPARARMLCSLLDGHARTATELATLAEVGASTASAHLSRLRDDGLLSMVAQGKHRYYRLASAEVGQALEALLVVAGVPATPFTPSTPDRLRHARTCYDHMAGTVAVALHDQLHAQGWLLDDGGEYRLSEAGAAGMAALGIDVPQLLQQRRRFACACLDWSERRAHLGGALGAALLQLALRQRWAERELDSRALRITPAGERRLLAAFGGG, from the coding sequence ATGGATGACAAACTTTCCTCGGCCGACATGGGCCTGGCGCAACTGGCCGGCGCCATCGCCGAACCGGCCCGCGCGCGCATGCTGTGCAGCCTGCTCGATGGCCATGCGCGCACGGCCACGGAATTGGCCACGCTGGCCGAAGTGGGCGCCTCGACGGCCAGCGCCCATTTGAGCCGCTTGCGCGACGATGGCTTGCTGTCAATGGTGGCGCAGGGCAAGCACCGCTATTACCGCCTGGCCAGCGCGGAAGTGGGCCAAGCCCTCGAAGCGCTGCTGGTGGTGGCCGGCGTGCCGGCAACGCCGTTTACCCCTTCGACACCGGACCGCTTGCGCCATGCGCGCACCTGCTACGACCACATGGCCGGCACCGTCGCCGTCGCCCTGCACGACCAGTTGCACGCGCAGGGCTGGCTGCTGGACGACGGCGGAGAATATCGTCTGTCGGAAGCGGGCGCGGCCGGCATGGCGGCCCTGGGCATCGACGTGCCGCAATTGCTCCAGCAGCGCCGCCGCTTCGCCTGTGCCTGCCTGGACTGGAGCGAACGGCGTGCCCACCTGGGCGGCGCGCTGGGAGCCGCCCTGCTGCAACTGGCCCTGCGCCAGCGCTGGGCCGAGCGCGAACTCGACAGCCGCGCCCTGCGCATCACGCCGGCCGGCGAGCGGCGCCTGCTGGCCGCATTTGGCGGCGGCTGA
- a CDS encoding cytochrome P450, which produces MHLVDPADPFSAVTHMAPYDYYRRLADGPPLRFDATLDCWLATGAAGVQAVLEHPACRVRPPGLAVPQNLAGTPCGAIFAELVRMNDGERHVVPKQVLARALGQVDLLRLQVQTSRMAGDRVPASAAQLNEAIFQLPLFAMADLLGFAPAQWPALAEWTRAFVACLSPLSNGEQLAGAQEAADALLQGFGHLLREGDARPGSLLASIVTETDAMGNGLLANLVGLLSQTCDATAGLLGNAIVALRTQPELLAQLRATPERWPAMLREVSQCDPSVHNTRRYTAQDVEFDGVRVPAGQMIVVVLASAGQAALGFGHGRHVCPGQSIAHAIATACLQAWSDGLEGMPLAWRYLPSLNARIPVFTQGENA; this is translated from the coding sequence ATGCATCTCGTCGACCCTGCCGACCCTTTTTCCGCCGTCACCCACATGGCGCCGTATGACTACTATCGCCGCCTGGCCGATGGCCCGCCGCTGCGCTTCGACGCTACGCTCGACTGCTGGCTGGCGACGGGCGCGGCTGGCGTGCAGGCCGTGCTCGAGCATCCCGCTTGCCGCGTCCGCCCGCCGGGCTTGGCCGTGCCGCAGAATCTGGCTGGCACGCCGTGCGGCGCGATTTTTGCGGAACTGGTGCGCATGAACGATGGCGAACGGCATGTCGTGCCGAAACAGGTGCTGGCGCGTGCGCTGGGCCAGGTGGACCTGCTTCGCCTGCAAGTACAGACATCGCGCATGGCAGGCGACCGCGTGCCCGCCAGCGCGGCCCAGCTCAACGAAGCGATTTTTCAATTGCCCCTGTTTGCCATGGCGGACTTGCTGGGCTTTGCGCCAGCGCAATGGCCGGCGCTGGCCGAATGGACGCGCGCTTTTGTCGCTTGCCTGTCGCCGCTGAGCAATGGTGAGCAACTGGCTGGCGCGCAGGAAGCGGCCGACGCCTTGCTGCAAGGTTTTGGCCACTTGCTGCGCGAGGGCGACGCGCGGCCGGGCAGCCTGCTGGCGAGTATCGTGACAGAGACCGATGCCATGGGGAACGGCTTGCTGGCCAACCTCGTGGGTTTGCTGTCGCAAACGTGCGACGCGACGGCCGGCTTGCTGGGCAATGCCATTGTTGCCTTGCGCACGCAGCCGGAGTTGCTGGCGCAATTGCGTGCAACGCCTGAGCGATGGCCGGCCATGCTGCGCGAGGTCAGCCAGTGTGATCCTTCGGTCCACAACACGCGCCGCTACACGGCGCAAGACGTGGAGTTCGACGGCGTGCGCGTGCCAGCCGGGCAGATGATCGTCGTCGTGCTGGCCAGCGCCGGCCAGGCGGCCTTGGGTTTTGGCCATGGCCGCCACGTCTGTCCGGGCCAGTCCATCGCGCACGCGATCGCCACGGCTTGCCTGCAGGCGTGGTCCGACGGGCTGGAAGGCATGCCGCTGGCGTGGCGTTATCTGCCGTCGTTGAATGCCCGCATCCCCGTGTTTACGCAAGGAGAAAATGCATGA
- a CDS encoding antibiotic biosynthesis monooxygenase family protein produces MIAVIFEVWPSAEGRQQYLDMATALRPLLDEVDGFISIERFGSLSEPGKLLSLSFFRDEAALAQWRQLEAHRAAQTAGRQGVFDDYRLRIAAVVRDYGMLERQQAPTDSRQHHDVSGAGRPA; encoded by the coding sequence ATGATCGCCGTGATTTTTGAAGTCTGGCCCAGCGCCGAAGGGCGCCAGCAGTATCTGGATATGGCGACCGCGCTGCGGCCCCTGCTCGACGAGGTCGATGGTTTCATTTCCATCGAGCGCTTCGGCAGCCTGAGCGAGCCAGGCAAATTGCTGTCGCTGTCCTTCTTTCGCGACGAAGCGGCGCTGGCGCAGTGGCGGCAGCTGGAAGCGCACCGCGCGGCGCAAACGGCCGGCCGGCAGGGCGTGTTTGACGATTACCGCTTGCGCATCGCCGCCGTCGTGCGCGATTACGGCATGCTGGAGCGGCAACAGGCGCCGACCGACAGCCGCCAGCATCACGACGTTAGCGGGGCAGGGCGCCCTGCGTGA